The following proteins come from a genomic window of Helicobacter canadensis MIT 98-5491:
- a CDS encoding lysophospholipid acyltransferase family protein, whose translation MVSKIRAFSAIVYIAVVIPFCIALMYCFQKSHRKIRAITAKVFIQIFGVKAQVFGEIDKEARILVMNHQSFMDVIYLEAMHPNNLCWIAKKELGKPFLYGHALKAPKMILIDRESKKEMVHLLKEAKDRLQNGRTLCIFPEGTRSLGGEKLLPFKSGAKVLTEHFGLKVQPVVFCGTRKCLDIGAMHFSNEAFMVKYLPSFVPEGEDWFVELKEKMQKEYTNLYSQLFAVSNS comes from the coding sequence ATGGTATCCAAAATTAGGGCTTTTAGTGCGATAGTTTATATTGCAGTGGTAATACCTTTTTGTATTGCCTTGATGTATTGCTTTCAAAAATCTCACAGGAAAATACGGGCAATAACAGCTAAAGTTTTTATTCAAATCTTTGGGGTAAAAGCACAAGTATTTGGAGAGATAGATAAGGAAGCAAGGATTTTAGTGATGAATCATCAGAGTTTTATGGATGTGATTTATCTAGAAGCGATGCATCCTAATAATTTGTGTTGGATCGCTAAAAAAGAATTGGGAAAACCCTTTTTGTATGGTCATGCCCTAAAAGCTCCTAAGATGATTTTGATTGATCGAGAAAGTAAAAAAGAAATGGTGCATTTGCTTAAAGAAGCTAAGGATAGATTGCAAAATGGGCGAACTTTATGTATTTTCCCAGAAGGCACTCGCTCATTAGGGGGTGAGAAACTTTTGCCTTTTAAAAGTGGAGCTAAAGTGCTAACAGAGCATTTTGGGCTTAAAGTGCAACCAGTGGTTTTTTGTGGAACAAGAAAATGTTTAGATATAGGAGCGATGCACTTTTCTAATGAGGCTTTTATGGTGAAATATTTACCTTCTTTTGTGCCAGAAGGTGAGGATTGGTTTGTGGAATTAAAAGAAAAAATGCAAAAAGAATATACAAATCTCTATTCACAACTTTTTGCAGTATCAAACTCATAA
- a CDS encoding DEAD/DEAH box helicase has protein sequence MEKMKKISSGFAEFGLKSKVLKGIDEAGFKEPSPIQKEVIPVILDGLDVIAQAQTGTGKTAAFALPLINELRHDGSIEVLIVAPTRELVMQIGDEVFKLGKYNKVRTVSLFGGQPIRRQIELLEKKPQIVIATPGRLLDHLRNGRLKDFDPRVVVLDESDEMLDMGFLDDIEEIFTYLSSDRQTLLFSATMPTPIKHLAQKILHNPKLIKVTPSDTTNQDISQRYYIINEQEREDAIVRLIDSEMPSKAIIFTRMKKEADLLCERLVNRGYKAGALHGDMEQRERQKSIKAFKDSSINVLVATDIAARGLDISGVSHVFNFHIPLNPESYVHRIGRTGRAGKKGVAITLATPLEFKELRRIKENTKAKIELYEIPDLQDTINKKDSNLLENILKHEITDEALKFYEQIRANADITQLVCKLLSMVLKENKIVGPNKIGLDKEDLNRFQKQLQSDEKKHSEKKGSRLSRNSSNKRNFKEKESPKNQGRRTSAKSKKNSKPTRSKRR, from the coding sequence ATGGAAAAAATGAAAAAAATAAGCAGTGGATTTGCCGAATTTGGGCTTAAAAGTAAAGTTTTAAAAGGGATTGATGAGGCGGGTTTTAAGGAGCCAAGCCCCATTCAAAAAGAAGTTATTCCTGTGATTTTAGATGGACTTGATGTGATTGCACAAGCACAAACAGGCACAGGAAAGACTGCGGCTTTTGCTTTGCCTTTGATTAATGAATTAAGACACGATGGCAGTATTGAAGTTTTGATTGTTGCACCTACAAGGGAGCTTGTAATGCAAATTGGGGATGAGGTTTTTAAGCTTGGAAAATATAACAAAGTTCGCACGGTATCACTTTTTGGTGGGCAGCCTATCCGTCGGCAAATTGAGCTTTTAGAAAAGAAACCTCAAATTGTGATTGCTACTCCTGGGAGATTATTGGATCATTTACGCAATGGACGCTTAAAGGATTTTGATCCAAGAGTAGTGGTGCTTGATGAATCAGATGAAATGCTAGATATGGGCTTTTTAGATGATATTGAAGAGATTTTTACTTACCTTTCAAGCGATCGCCAAACTTTACTTTTTTCAGCAACAATGCCAACTCCTATTAAACATTTAGCTCAAAAAATTTTGCACAATCCAAAACTTATTAAGGTTACTCCAAGCGATACGACTAATCAAGACATTTCGCAGCGATATTACATTATCAATGAGCAAGAGCGTGAAGATGCGATTGTGCGTTTGATTGATAGTGAGATGCCAAGCAAAGCTATTATTTTTACTCGTATGAAAAAAGAAGCAGATTTGCTTTGTGAAAGGCTTGTGAATCGTGGTTACAAGGCGGGAGCTTTGCATGGAGATATGGAGCAAAGAGAGAGACAAAAATCGATTAAAGCTTTTAAAGATTCAAGCATTAATGTTTTGGTAGCTACAGATATTGCAGCGCGTGGGCTTGATATTAGTGGAGTAAGCCATGTGTTTAATTTTCATATTCCACTCAATCCAGAATCATATGTGCATCGCATAGGCAGGACAGGAAGAGCAGGTAAAAAGGGGGTTGCTATTACATTGGCTACTCCTTTAGAGTTTAAAGAGTTACGCAGAATCAAAGAAAACACAAAGGCAAAAATTGAGCTTTATGAGATTCCAGATTTACAAGACACAATTAATAAAAAAGATTCTAATCTTTTAGAAAATATTTTGAAGCACGAGATCACCGATGAAGCTTTGAAATTTTATGAACAAATTCGTGCTAATGCAGATATAACACAATTAGTATGCAAGTTGCTTTCTATGGTGCTAAAAGAAAATAAAATTGTTGGTCCCAATAAAATTGGATTAGACAAAGAAGATTTGAATCGTTTTCAAAAACAACTCCAAAGTGATGAGAAAAAGCACTCTGAGAAAAAAGGATCGCGTCTTTCCCGAAATTCTTCTAATAAAAGAAACTTTAAAGAAAAGGAAAGTCCAAAGAATCAAGGCAGAAGAACCTCTGCAAAAAGTAAAAAAAACTCCAAACCAACTCGCTCAAAAAGGAGATAA